In a single window of the Acetivibrio clariflavus DSM 19732 genome:
- the spoIIID gene encoding sporulation transcriptional regulator SpoIIID: protein MKSYIEERAIELANYIIESKSTVRAAAKKFGISKSTVHKDVTDRLLQINPTLAEAAKAVLDTNKAERHIRGGLATKAKYKGQA from the coding sequence TTGAAGAGTTATATAGAAGAGAGGGCTATTGAGCTTGCCAATTACATTATTGAAAGCAAATCAACTGTTAGGGCGGCTGCAAAAAAATTCGGGATAAGTAAAAGTACTGTACATAAGGATGTAACTGACCGCCTGCTGCAGATAAACCCAACTCTGGCGGAAGCAGCAAAGGCGGTATTAGATACAAACAAAGCAGAAAGACACATTAGAGGTGGTTTAGCTACAAAAGCAAAATATAAAGGCCAGGCATAA
- a CDS encoding NlpC/P60 family protein has protein sequence MKKFPKRHHILVFTALVVFIFFLFINPINRKSTNLMLITSLILLWIYTLFLSRKSKTVKFVLILFPAILFFFLSLNGPTIDKETIRAEYVRALKKYEGTRYLWGGESSLGIDCSGLVRRGLIDTYIRLGIVNFSPQYIRKGLNLWFNDLSAEALGNGYKNQTILILANQTLNTLDYGEMKEGDIMVTANGIHTMAYIGNHEWIQADPKEGKVIILKAPNENFWYNTPSNILRWTDLE, from the coding sequence ATGAAAAAATTTCCAAAACGCCATCATATATTAGTTTTTACTGCTCTGGTTGTTTTTATATTTTTCCTGTTTATAAATCCGATAAATAGAAAATCAACAAATTTAATGCTGATAACGTCTCTAATCCTTCTATGGATTTATACTTTATTTTTAAGCCGTAAAAGCAAAACCGTTAAGTTTGTTCTAATCCTGTTCCCGGCTATTCTATTTTTCTTTTTAAGTCTTAATGGCCCTACTATAGACAAAGAGACTATCAGAGCCGAATATGTCAGAGCACTAAAAAAATATGAGGGTACCAGATACCTGTGGGGCGGTGAATCCTCTTTGGGCATTGACTGTTCGGGTCTTGTAAGGCGGGGTCTTATAGATACTTATATTCGTCTCGGTATTGTTAATTTTAGTCCTCAATATATAAGAAAAGGATTAAATCTATGGTTTAACGACTTGTCTGCCGAAGCACTTGGGAACGGTTACAAAAACCAAACTATTCTTATACTGGCAAATCAGACTCTTAACACTTTAGACTATGGAGAGATGAAAGAAGGAGACATTATGGTAACTGCCAATGGGATCCATACTATGGCATACATCGGTAACCATGAATGGATACAGGCTGATCCTAAAGAAGGTAAAGTTATAATATTAAAAGCTCCCAATGAAAATTTTTGGTACAATACACCTTCAAATATTTTACGGTGGACAGACTTGGAATAA